In Camelus bactrianus isolate YW-2024 breed Bactrian camel chromosome 34, ASM4877302v1, whole genome shotgun sequence, one genomic interval encodes:
- the LRTM2 gene encoding leucine-rich repeat and transmembrane domain-containing protein 2 gives MLAPDSGPERRTRLALQWRQISWLTCWAALCAAEALPACPFSCTCDGRSLEVDCSGLGLTTVPPDVPAATRTLLLLNNRLSSLPSWAFANLSSLQRLDLSNNFLDQLPRSVFGDLANLTELQLRNNSIRALDRDLLQHSPRLRHLDLSINGLAQLPPGLFDGLPALRSLSLRANRLQSLDRLTFEPLASLQLLQVGDNPWECDCNLRDFKHWLEWFSYRGGRLDQLACTLPKELRGRDMRVVPVEMFDYCSQLEDQSSSAGLDVPGPPCTKASPEPAKPKPGPEPEPEPSTACPQKQRPRPVSVRRAVGTVIIAGVVCGIVCIMMVVAAAYGCIYASLMAKYHRELKKHQPLMGDPEGEHEDQKQVSSVA, from the exons ATGCTGGCCCCGGACAGCGGCCCTGAGCGGAGGACCCGGCTCGCCCTGCAGTGGAGGCAGATCTCCT GGCTCACCTGCTGGGCCGCCCTGTGCGCGGCGGAGGCCCTCCCCGCCTGCCCTTTCTCCTGCACCTGCGACGGCCGCAGCCTGGAGGTGGACTGCAGCGGCCTGGGCCTCACCACAGTGCCCCCAGACGTGCCCGCCGCCACCCGGACCCTCCTGCTCCTGAACAACAGGCTGAGCTCCCTGCCCAGCTGGGCCTTCGCCAACCTGTCCAGCCTGCAGCGTCTGGACCTATCCAACAACTTCCTAGACCAGCTGCCGCGCTCGGTGTTCGGGGACCTGGCAAACCTGACGGAGCTGCAGCTGCGCAACAACAGCATCCGGGCGCTGGACCGGGACCTGCTGCAGCACTCGCCGCGGCTGCGCCACCTCGACCTGTCCATCAACGGCCTGGCCCAGCTGCCCCCCGGCCTCTTCGACGGGCTCCCGGCCCTGCGCTCCCTATCGCTGCGCGCCAACCGCCTGCAGAGCCTGGACCGCCTGACCTTCGAGCCCCTGGCCAGCCTGCAGCTGCTGCAGGTGGGGGACAACCCCTGGGAGTGTGACTGCAACTTGAGGGACTTCAAGCACTGGCTGGAGTGGTTCTCCTACCGAG GGGGGCGCCTGGACCAGCTGGCCTGCACCCTGCCCAAGGAGCTGCGGGGGAGGGACATGCGCGTGGTCCCCGTGGAGATGTTCGACTACTGCTCCCAGCTGGAGGACCAGAGCAGCTCGGCCGGGCTGGACGTCCCGGGGCCGCCCTGCACCAAGGCCAGCCCAGAGCCTGCCAAGCCCAAGCCGGGCCCTGAGCCCGAGCCAGAGCCCAGCACCGCCTGCCCACAGAAGCAGAGGCCGCGGCCGGTGAGCGTGCGGCGGGCGGTTGGCACAGTGATCATTGCGGGGGTGGTCTGCGGCATCGTCTGCATCATGATGGTAGTGGCCGCCGCCTACGGCTGCATCTACGCCTCCCTCATGGCCAAGTACCACCGGGAGCTCAAGAAGCACCAGCCCCTGATGGGCGACCCGGAGGGCGAGCACGAGGACCAGAAGCAGGTGTCCTCTGTGGCCTGA